The following nucleotide sequence is from Candidatus Paracaedimonas acanthamoebae.
AAACAGCCTTATTTCTTTTATATAAAAGATTATAAACCTTTTGCGCTTGCAGGCATCTATGATTACTGGCCAGGTTGTGAAGAAACAGCAGAAATTGTAAGTGCTGCCATTATTACAACTGACGC
It contains:
- a CDS encoding SOS response-associated peptidase family protein → MSKTKVLNSDFRILEWASTHGAKQPYFFYIKDYKPFALAGIYDYWPGCEETAEIVSAAIITTDA